The Diaphorobacter ruginosibacter genome contains a region encoding:
- a CDS encoding IPTL-CTERM sorting domain-containing protein, with translation MNHQATFTVKTITAATLALAASLAAPQAGWAAAFQNGNFVAYRVGSEGGAKSVFLDEYDVDGTLVQSVPLTSETADSLAASSTGSEGLLTLSADGRCLAVPGYAAPASATLKIKATTAAAVNRAVALVGADGGLIGGLRKLGDAAYSTDSIRSAATDDCQGAWTSGKADVDANGGLWYVGGSGASAALYGANSQGLAISGGQLHVSLAGKGTLNLVSPALPKSGKATVAKVNSITTNNFRGIAFVRLQAGSDSADTLYVAANDAKPPAIQKYVLNAGTWTLSATTSIGDTAEVHGLVAMPTGDGHALLMVTDGSGNVYRVFDTSGAQPALSAPQPLLAPQGGNVFYGLAATPQALSPAAVPSAPTGATLANTGPGQANVSWSAGAGAPAAFHVVEVSGDGFATVAQSRIAVGTSVALMDLQAGQKARVRAVNSLGGSASAVAQGSASGGALPPTATLPADAAYSGVVGDAADPLATQGLSFTVADPAGDAGALQVTAASSNPAVLDGTGVVVQNNGGTVSLKLTPRGVGYSDVTLTIASGSASITRTLHYAASAGSVSNTDTRWFAGRSDASSALTVPGTDTLLVVDDEAPAQDASGNALSGGNSLFAFDPRTGGLPVSQLVPDASLGLSNAASCSNTGFTGLAKCDADGEVDMESSFLVGNRMYVAGSHSNNKNGRSRPDRWRLFAIDVNPADHSTRAAGYYQWLREDLRAWDAANGHGLGADHLGLVSSSDGGDKNPLKAPETDTLSGFSIEGSTISPDDAHIWLGFRAPLVSAPGQPAVTPDVATGRTHALIIPVGHYAALLADNGGTKGSAQIGGPIRLDLGGRGIREIRRNTAGEYLIVAGPPNGATGTAPRDFRLFSWDGRVSSAGLALNVRALDANLAPITPPAVQCSAEGIAALPDALAQGGTSTIISDCGDAVFYGDTTVAKDLPYAAWKKFRSDAIRIAALPRLGLSAAASGNASADLTLSAAQAGALHAVVLPAGSAEPSWEQIRAGLDARGQAALWRNPPTGTPSAAGQPVTLQAQGLAADTAYVAYAIVVPDAGAPSLAARAEVRTQATPAGQAIDFPQPADRLLGSPAVHVTATGGASGGPVNFSSLTPQVCAGTGTTGATVTLLRAGTCTLKATQAPAAGTPAPAPVERSFEIRLPALAGSQLPGADGSSGTVSGNGWQFAANSPGAASSASLPALPPGYRFVWPTGFGFVLAGGSGSGPATVALNFPQAAPGNAMLWKFGPTSANAQPHWHDVRAGFNAARTSGSFSVSDGGEGDEDGLVNSVIVDPVFVVAPLSTTTPPVQATSVPTLSEAGRALLALVLGGAAFLGVRRRRL, from the coding sequence GTGAATCACCAAGCCACCTTCACCGTCAAGACGATCACGGCAGCCACGCTCGCGCTGGCCGCGTCCCTGGCTGCGCCGCAGGCCGGCTGGGCCGCGGCGTTTCAGAACGGCAACTTCGTTGCCTACCGCGTGGGCAGCGAGGGCGGCGCCAAGTCGGTCTTCCTCGACGAGTACGACGTGGACGGCACGCTGGTGCAAAGCGTTCCCCTCACGTCGGAAACGGCCGATTCGCTGGCCGCCTCCAGCACCGGCTCCGAGGGCCTGCTCACGCTCTCGGCCGATGGCCGGTGCCTGGCGGTGCCCGGGTATGCGGCTCCCGCCAGCGCAACGCTCAAGATCAAGGCAACGACAGCCGCTGCAGTCAACCGGGCCGTGGCACTGGTCGGCGCGGATGGCGGACTGATCGGCGGGCTTCGCAAGCTCGGCGACGCGGCCTATTCCACGGATTCCATCCGCAGCGCCGCCACCGACGACTGCCAGGGTGCATGGACCAGCGGCAAGGCCGATGTCGATGCCAACGGCGGTCTCTGGTATGTCGGCGGCAGCGGCGCATCCGCCGCCCTCTATGGCGCGAACTCGCAGGGACTCGCCATCAGCGGCGGACAGTTGCATGTCTCCCTGGCCGGCAAGGGCACGCTCAACCTCGTGAGCCCGGCACTTCCCAAGTCCGGCAAGGCGACCGTCGCCAAGGTGAACAGCATCACCACCAACAATTTCCGCGGGATCGCATTCGTGCGTCTCCAGGCGGGCAGCGACAGCGCCGACACCCTGTACGTAGCGGCCAACGACGCCAAGCCGCCGGCGATCCAAAAGTACGTCCTGAACGCCGGCACCTGGACGCTGAGCGCCACCACATCCATCGGCGACACCGCCGAGGTGCACGGCCTTGTCGCCATGCCCACGGGTGACGGACACGCGCTATTGATGGTCACGGATGGCAGCGGCAATGTCTACCGCGTGTTCGACACATCGGGGGCGCAGCCTGCGCTCAGCGCTCCCCAGCCCCTGCTGGCGCCGCAGGGTGGAAATGTGTTCTACGGCCTCGCGGCCACGCCCCAGGCCCTGTCGCCCGCTGCCGTGCCGTCAGCCCCCACCGGCGCCACTCTCGCCAACACCGGGCCGGGCCAGGCCAACGTGTCGTGGAGCGCCGGTGCGGGCGCACCAGCCGCCTTCCATGTCGTGGAAGTCTCCGGCGACGGCTTTGCCACCGTGGCCCAGTCCCGCATTGCCGTGGGCACCAGCGTGGCGCTGATGGATCTCCAGGCGGGCCAGAAGGCCCGCGTGCGCGCGGTCAACAGCCTGGGCGGCAGCGCGAGCGCCGTGGCCCAGGGCAGTGCCAGCGGCGGTGCCCTGCCTCCCACCGCGACCCTGCCCGCCGACGCGGCCTATTCCGGCGTGGTCGGCGATGCGGCGGACCCGCTCGCCACACAGGGCCTGAGCTTCACCGTGGCCGACCCTGCCGGCGACGCGGGCGCACTCCAGGTCACGGCCGCCTCCAGCAACCCCGCCGTGCTGGACGGCACCGGGGTGGTCGTGCAGAACAACGGCGGCACGGTGTCGCTGAAGCTCACTCCCAGGGGCGTGGGCTACAGCGACGTCACGCTGACCATTGCATCGGGCAGCGCCTCCATCACGCGCACCCTGCACTATGCGGCGTCCGCGGGATCGGTCTCGAACACCGATACACGCTGGTTCGCCGGCCGCTCGGATGCATCCTCTGCACTCACCGTGCCCGGCACGGACACGCTGCTGGTCGTGGACGACGAGGCACCTGCCCAGGATGCCTCGGGCAACGCCCTGTCCGGAGGGAACTCGCTGTTCGCCTTCGACCCACGGACCGGCGGCCTGCCCGTGAGCCAGCTGGTTCCAGACGCCTCGCTGGGCCTCTCCAATGCCGCAAGCTGCTCGAACACCGGCTTCACGGGACTGGCCAAATGCGACGCGGATGGCGAAGTGGACATGGAGTCGAGCTTCCTCGTCGGCAACCGCATGTACGTTGCCGGCTCGCACTCGAACAACAAGAACGGCCGGTCGCGCCCCGATCGCTGGCGCCTGTTCGCCATCGACGTGAATCCGGCCGACCACAGCACCCGGGCCGCGGGCTACTACCAGTGGCTGCGCGAGGACCTGCGCGCCTGGGATGCCGCCAACGGCCACGGCCTGGGCGCCGACCATCTGGGCCTGGTGTCGAGCTCCGACGGCGGCGACAAGAACCCGCTCAAGGCGCCCGAAACCGATACCCTCTCGGGCTTCTCCATCGAAGGCAGCACGATCAGCCCCGACGATGCGCACATCTGGCTGGGCTTTCGCGCGCCGCTGGTCAGTGCACCCGGCCAGCCGGCCGTCACGCCGGACGTGGCCACGGGCCGCACCCATGCGCTGATCATTCCCGTGGGCCACTACGCCGCCCTGCTGGCCGACAACGGCGGCACCAAGGGCAGCGCGCAGATCGGCGGGCCGATCCGGCTGGATCTCGGAGGACGCGGCATCCGCGAAATCCGCAGGAATACCGCCGGTGAATACCTGATCGTCGCCGGTCCGCCCAACGGCGCCACCGGCACGGCGCCTCGGGATTTCCGGTTGTTCTCGTGGGACGGCCGGGTGAGCAGCGCGGGTCTGGCGCTCAACGTGCGTGCGCTGGACGCCAACCTCGCGCCCATCACGCCGCCCGCCGTGCAATGCTCCGCCGAGGGCATCGCCGCCCTGCCCGATGCCCTGGCCCAGGGCGGCACGAGCACCATCATCAGCGACTGTGGTGACGCCGTGTTCTATGGCGACACCACCGTGGCCAAGGACCTGCCCTATGCCGCCTGGAAGAAATTCCGAAGCGATGCCATCCGCATTGCCGCGCTGCCCCGGCTCGGCCTGTCGGCTGCCGCGAGTGGCAACGCCTCGGCCGACCTGACCCTCTCCGCAGCGCAGGCCGGAGCACTGCACGCCGTCGTGCTGCCGGCCGGCTCCGCGGAGCCCAGCTGGGAGCAGATCCGCGCGGGCCTCGACGCCCGGGGGCAGGCCGCGCTCTGGCGCAACCCGCCCACCGGAACACCTTCGGCCGCAGGCCAGCCCGTCACGCTGCAGGCACAAGGGCTTGCAGCGGACACGGCCTACGTCGCCTATGCCATCGTTGTACCGGATGCCGGAGCCCCGAGCCTCGCCGCCCGCGCCGAGGTGCGCACCCAGGCCACGCCCGCCGGCCAGGCCATCGACTTTCCACAGCCGGCAGACCGCCTGCTCGGCAGTCCCGCGGTGCATGTGACCGCCACGGGCGGTGCGTCGGGCGGGCCGGTGAACTTCTCCAGCCTCACGCCGCAGGTCTGCGCAGGCACGGGAACCACCGGTGCGACCGTCACCCTGCTGCGCGCTGGCACCTGCACGCTGAAGGCCACCCAGGCGCCCGCAGCCGGCACCCCCGCCCCTGCTCCGGTGGAACGCAGCTTCGAGATCCGGCTGCCGGCGCTGGCAGGCAGCCAGCTTCCCGGCGCCGACGGCAGCAGCGGCACGGTCAGCGGCAACGGCTGGCAATTCGCCGCCAACTCCCCGGGCGCCGCATCGAGCGCATCGCTGCCGGCGCTACCTCCCGGCTACCGTTTCGTGTGGCCCACCGGCTTTGGCTTCGTGCTCGCAGGGGGCTCCGGCAGCGGACCGGCGACGGTCGCCCTGAATTTCCCGCAGGCCGCGCCCGGGAACGCCATGCTGTGGAAGTTCGGTCCGACCTCGGCCAATGCGCAGCCGCACTGGCACGACGTGCGGGCCGGCTTCAACGCCGCGCGCACGTCGGGCAGCTTCTCTGTCAGCGATGGCGGAGAGGGGGATGAGGACGGGCTCGTCAACAGCGTGATCGTCGATCCCGTGTTCGTGGTGGCACCCTTGTCCACCACGACGCCGCCCGTTCAGGCCACGAGCGTGCCGACGCTGTCCGAGGCCGGCCGCGCACTGCTGGCGCTGGTGCTCGGTGGCGCCGCATTCCTCGGCGTGCGCAGGCGCAGGCTGTAA